Proteins from one Ananas comosus cultivar F153 linkage group 5, ASM154086v1, whole genome shotgun sequence genomic window:
- the LOC109710207 gene encoding probable polygalacturonase At3g15720, whose translation MVVPSGKTFLLSFISFRGPCNSNKIRVRIEGDIVAPSQVGLQHSNADHWITFADVNGLTVDGSGQIDGRGSLWWACKATPDLSGLRFKDSPKKHVTVDDSAWVRVFGITVEAPEDSPNTDGVHIERSRHAEIVDTSIGTGDDCISIGPDTADLNISRITCGPGHGISIGSLGKDESEARVEQIHVSSCSFFGTSNGVRIKTWQGGSGFARRLLFEQLEFDSVKNPIVIDQYYCDGGHKCHNEPSAVEVSDVRYAGVIGSTTKNIAITLNCSRNIACTGIIMENISISHVEPGAPTSSFCVNAHGRMKEPVVPRVPCLN comes from the exons ATGGTTGTGCCCTCAGGGAAGACATTCCTGCTGAGCTTCATCTCCTTCCGAGGGCCCTGCAACTCTAATAAGATCCGTGTccgg ATTGAGGGAGACATCGTGGCACCGAGCCAAGTGGGGCTGCAGCATTCCAACGCGGACCATTGGATCACCTTCGCCGACGTCAACGGCTTAACTGTCGACGGATCGGGCCAAATCGACGGCCGAGGCTCTCTTTGGTGGGCCTGCAAAGCCACTCCTGAT CTGAGCGGGCTGAGGTTTAAGGACAGCCCCAAGAAGCATGTCACAGTCGACGACAGTGCTTGGGTTCGTGTGTTTGGCATAACCGTCGAAGCACCGGAAGACAGTCCCAACACCGATGGGGTGCACATCGAGCGCAGTCGGCACGCGGAGATAGTAGATACTAGCATAGGCACAGGGGACGACTGCATATCCATTGGACCGGACACCGCCGATCTTAATATAAGCCGTATAACCTGTGGACCCGGACACGGCATCAG CATCGGGAGCTTGGGTAAGGACGAATCCGAGGCACGGGTGGAGCAGATACACGTCTCATCGTGCAGTTTCTTTGGAACTTCTAATGGTGTTCGGATCAAGACATGGCAG GGAGGTTCTGGTTTTGCAAGACGGCTATTATTTGAACAGCTCGAGTTTGACTCTGTCAAAAATCCCATAGTCATAGACCAATACTACTGTGATGGCGGTCACAAATGCCACAATGAG CCATCGGCCGTCGAAGTTAGCGACGTGCGATATGCTGGAGTCATAGGGTCAACGACAAAGAACATCGCAATCACCCTCAACTGTAGTCGAAACATCGCTTGCACCGGCATCATCATGGAGAATATCAGCATTTCGCATGTCGAACCAGGCGCTCCAACTTCCTCCTTCTGTGTCAACGCCCACGGAAGGATGAAAGAGCCCGTCGTTCCTCGGGTCCCTTGCTTGAACTAA
- the LOC109710595 gene encoding heme oxygenase 1, chloroplastic-like, whose product MASTAPISQTRSLSAAPTRRVSKAPSLKTPSLQPWAHRARSPLWMPLRTAVVVAATATEMPKKHKGGEEKGFVDEMRAVAMKLHTKDQAKEGEKESDAPPVAKWEPSIEGYLKFLVDSKLVFDTLETIVNKAPCPWYAEFRNTGLERSEQLAKDLEWFKQEGHAIPEPSTPGITYARYLEELAEKDPPAFICHFYNVYFAHTAGGRMIGKKVAEKILNNKELEFYKWDGNLSQLLQGVRNKINRVASNWSREEKDHCLEETEKSFIYSGEILRLILS is encoded by the exons ATGGCCTCCACCGCGCCCATCTCTCAGACCCGCTCCCTCTCCGCGGCTCCCACCCGAAGGGTTTCGAAGGCGCCCTCGCTCAAAACCCCGTCCCTCCAACCGTGGGCGCACCGTGCGAGGAGCCCTCTGTGGATGCCTCTGAGGACCGCCGTGGTGGtcgcggcgacggcgacggagatgCCGAAGAAGCACAAGGGAGGCGAGGAGAAGGGCTTTGTGGACGAGATGAGGGCGGTGGCGATGAAGCTGCACACCAAGGACCAGGCGAAAGAGGGGGAAAAGGAGTCGGATGCGCCGCCCGTGGCCAAGTGGGAGCCCTCCATCGAGGGTTACCTCAAGTTCCTTGTCGACAGCAAGCTCGTGTTCGATACCCTTGAGACCATCGTCAACAAGGCGCCATGCCCCTGGT ATGCAGAGTTCAGGAACACTGGCTTGGAAAGGTCAGAGCAATTGGCTAAGGATTTAGAATGGTTCAAGCAAGAAGGTCATGCAATTCCTGAGCCCTCTACTCCAGGCATCACCTATGCTCGTTATCTTGAGGAGCTGGCCGAGAAAGATCCTCCAGCATTTATATGCCACTTTTACAATGTATATTTTGCTCACACTGCTGGAGGTAGAATGATTGGTAAAAAG GTTGCAGAGAAGATACTGAACAATAAGGAACTGGAGTTCTACAAATGGGATGGTAATCTTTCCCAATTGCTGCAGGGTGTGAGAAATAAGATCAACCGAGTTGCTTCT AACTGGTCTAGGGAAGAGAAGGACCACTGTTTGGAGGAGACAGAGAAGTCATTTATATATTCAGGAGAAATACTCCGTCTAATACTGTCCTAG